The following coding sequences lie in one Fimbriiglobus ruber genomic window:
- a CDS encoding ISAzo13 family transposase (programmed frameshift), whose protein sequence is MELTDGFKATLAETARMLRGSQRRLFMARTVQSLGAGGQRRAETEFGWNRVTIRKGMHELRSGITCCDAPTARGRARAEEKLPRLLADIRDIAKGFSQTDPQFRNRRLYTRLTAEELRRQLIEQKGYQTAELPTPRTLRTKLNDLGFHLTKVAKCKPKKKIKQTDAIFAKLKVVNRSADEAETVLRLSWDAKAAVKIGDFSRGGKNRLERKGADHDFQPKGILNPSGIFLPQWDDLHLYFTASAVTSDFIVDVLERWWGSNRQRFPRVDTLVINQDNGPELHSRRTQFLKRMVQFARDQALRIRLAYYPPYHSKYNAIEHCWGILENHWNGELLDDVDAVLEFARTMTWNGKKPEVELLCGTYRKGIRLSPRQMKVVEKHVTRDAELGKWFLDIDGPSLRLG, encoded by the exons ATGGAACTTACGGATGGGTTCAAAGCCACTCTCGCCGAAACGGCAAGAATGCTTCGCGGCTCGCAGCGCCGGCTGTTCATGGCGCGGACGGTTCAGTCGTTGGGAGCAGGCGGACAGCGGCGGGCCGAAACGGAGTTCGGCTGGAATCGCGTGACGATTCGTAAGGGGATGCACGAACTGCGGTCCGGTATCACCTGTTGCGACGCCCCCACGGCACGCGGCCGCGCCCGCGCCGAGGAGAAATTGCCGCGTTTGCTCGCCGACATCCGGGACATCGCCAAAGGATTCAGTCAAACGGACCCACAGTTTCGCAATCGGCGATTGTACACGCGGTTGACGGCGGAAGAACTGCGCCGGCAACTGATCGAACAGAAGGGATATCAGACGGCGGAACTGCCGACGCCGCGGACATTGCGCACGAAGCTCAATGACTTGGGGTTTCACCTGACCAAGGTGGCCAAGTGCAAACCCA AAAAAAAGATCAAGCAGACCGACGCCATCTTCGCGAAGTTGAAAGTGGTCAATCGGTCCGCGGACGAAGCGGAAACGGTGTTGCGTTTGTCGTGGGATGCCAAGGCCGCCGTGAAAATCGGCGATTTTTCGCGTGGAGGCAAGAATCGGCTGGAGCGGAAGGGGGCGGACCACGATTTCCAACCGAAAGGGATATTGAATCCGTCTGGGATCTTTTTGCCGCAATGGGACGACCTGCACTTGTATTTCACGGCGTCGGCGGTCACGAGTGACTTCATCGTCGATGTGTTGGAACGGTGGTGGGGGAGCAACCGTCAGCGGTTCCCACGTGTGGATACGCTGGTGATCAACCAGGACAACGGCCCCGAGCTTCACAGTCGACGCACACAGTTTTTGAAGCGGATGGTGCAGTTTGCGCGGGACCAGGCGTTGCGGATTCGGCTGGCCTATTACCCGCCGTACCACAGCAAGTACAACGCGATCGAACATTGCTGGGGCATCTTGGAAAACCACTGGAACGGCGAACTGTTGGACGATGTGGACGCGGTTCTGGAATTTGCCCGAACCATGACGTGGAACGGCAAAAAGCCCGAAGTCGAGCTGCTGTGTGGGACCTACAGGAAAGGCATTCGTCTCTCGCCACGCCAAATGAAAGTGGTCGAGAAACACGTGACACGCGATGCCGAACTCGGAAAATGGTTCCTCGATATCGACGGACCAAGTTTGCGGCTGGGATAA
- a CDS encoding spike base protein, RCAP_Rcc01079 family produces MSAVNNFASLAPSFIAPATHAQIVTPSDTVDLTYVTRFISITAAGAVAVTTQDGDTLTIPSGAILPGYPFPIAVSRIFATGTTAAGIVAFS; encoded by the coding sequence ATGAGCGCCGTCAATAACTTTGCGAGCCTGGCACCGAGTTTTATCGCGCCGGCGACGCACGCTCAGATCGTCACGCCGAGTGACACGGTCGACCTGACGTATGTGACGCGGTTCATTTCGATCACGGCGGCGGGGGCCGTGGCCGTGACCACCCAGGACGGCGACACCCTGACGATCCCGAGCGGGGCGATCCTGCCGGGTTATCCGTTCCCGATCGCGGTTTCCCGAATCTTCGCGACCGGGACAACGGCCGCGGGCATTGTGGCTTTCTCGTGA